In the genome of Indicator indicator isolate 239-I01 chromosome 8, UM_Iind_1.1, whole genome shotgun sequence, one region contains:
- the TMEM165 gene encoding transmembrane protein 165, whose product MGSPLPRAAAMLLAAALLLLAAPAGLRAAPEEEAGRKKEPPPPPAAAQGAEQRAEVRRGGDGPHRLPAQPSLPLCLLQAGRGGGSGAVAPRGSSHPAGRKGSSQVAPVPVANEEPADKTNLGFIHAFVAAISVIIVSELGDKTFFIAAIMAMRYNRLTVLAGAMLALGLMTCLSVLFGYATTVIPRVYTYYVSTALFAVFGIRMLREGLKMSPDEGQEELEEVQAEIKKKDEELQRTKLSNGPGDVESGPGTTIPQKKWLHFISPIFVQAFTLTFLAEWGDRSQLTTIVLAARENSSCAKAQT is encoded by the exons ATGGGCTCGCCGCTCCCGCGGGCCGCCGCGATGCTGCTAGCGGcggcgctgctgctgctggcggcCCCGGCGGGGCTGCGAGCCGCTCCGGAGGAAGAGGCCGGCAGGAAGAaggagccgccgccgccgccagcagcagctcagggagccgAACAGCGGGCTGAGGTGAGGCGAGGCGGGGACGGGCCGCACCGGCTGCCCGCACAACCgtccctccctctctgcctccttcaGGCGGGCCGCGGGGGCGGGAGCGGCGCGGTTGCCCCCCGCGGCAGTTCTCATCCGGCGGGGCGG AAGGGGTCCTCTCAGGTTGCTCCAGTTCCTGTTGCCAACGAAGAGCCTGCTGACAAGACCAATTTGGGCTTTATTCATGCCTTTGTGGCTGCTATCTCAGTCATCATTGTTTCAGAGCTGGGGGACAAGACCTTCTTCATCGCAGCCATCATGGCCATGCGGTACAACCGTTTGACGGTGCTGGCTGGGGCCATGCTTGCCTTGGGACTCATGACGTGTTTGTCAG TGTTGTTTGGCTATGCCACCACAGTGATCCCTCGTGTCTACACATACTATGTGTCAACAGCTCTCTTTGCCGTTTTTGGCATCAGAATGCTTCGGGAGGGCTTGAAAATGAGTCCAGATGAGGGCCAGGAAGAGCTGGAGGAAGTCCAAGCGGAGATTAAGAAAAAGGATGAGGAA CTTCAGAGAACTAAACTGTCAAATGGGCCAGGAGATGTGGAGTCAGGCCCAGGCACCACGATACCTCAGAAGAAGTGGCTACATTTCATATCCCCAATCTTTGTGCAAGCTTTTACTTTAACGTTTTTAGCAGAGTGGGGTGACCGCTCCCAGCTGACAACCATCGTcctggctgccagagag AATTCCAGCTGTGCCAAGGCCCAAACATAA